In the genome of Treponema pedis, one region contains:
- a CDS encoding phospho-sugar mutase produces MNYNEILKRAEKYISEETEQKFIEEVKELIQNKNEKELTDRFYRELEFGTAGLRGIIGGGTNRMNPYVIKKATQGLAEYLIQAKPDKAASGSLSAVIAFDSRRYSDVFAKTAALIFAANGIRCYLFSALRPTPELSYAIRELGCDTGVVVTASHNPPEYNGYKVYWSDGAQITPPHDSGIIEKVGSVSSVKLMNEEEALKSGKLKIIDKEIDDKYWAMLKTKITRTAIIKEMSKSVKIVYTPLHGTGAMHVEKVLGEMGFTVITVPEQRDPDGNFPTVSYPNPEDPKALKMAIELAQKENADILMATDPDADRFACAVKDENGNMQLISGNQMGALFTDYICLTLKENDKMPKNPAVVRSIVTSPLSDLIAASYGVKSFECLTGFKWICGMAEKMVNSGSHSYIYGYEESFGYNFGTEIRDKDGIAASAICSEMALYWKSKGKTLLDRLNEIFTDFSFYGEKTVNLQYPGAEGLTVMQNMMKQVREKKLNEIASVKVKKIRDVQESCEYNPVNPLQTETIDLPKSNVLQYYLEDESIICVRPSGTEPKIKIYIIHPEKVTSSVSAAKACSDKKIEEFEKCFKGILNA; encoded by the coding sequence ATGAATTACAATGAAATTTTAAAAAGAGCGGAAAAATATATTTCCGAAGAAACGGAACAAAAATTTATTGAAGAAGTTAAAGAGCTTATTCAAAACAAAAATGAAAAAGAATTAACCGACCGTTTTTACAGGGAACTCGAATTCGGAACTGCGGGATTAAGAGGTATTATAGGCGGCGGTACAAACAGAATGAACCCCTACGTTATAAAAAAGGCAACTCAGGGACTTGCCGAGTATCTTATACAGGCAAAACCCGACAAGGCAGCCTCAGGTTCTTTAAGTGCCGTAATAGCCTTTGATTCAAGAAGATATTCCGACGTATTTGCAAAAACCGCAGCTCTTATCTTTGCCGCAAACGGAATACGATGTTATCTATTTTCCGCCCTGCGCCCTACTCCGGAACTTTCTTATGCAATACGCGAATTAGGCTGCGACACGGGTGTAGTAGTAACCGCCTCTCACAACCCGCCTGAATATAACGGCTATAAGGTATACTGGTCGGACGGCGCTCAAATTACGCCGCCTCACGATTCCGGCATTATCGAAAAAGTAGGCTCCGTTTCTTCCGTAAAATTGATGAATGAAGAAGAAGCCCTAAAATCGGGAAAACTGAAAATCATCGATAAAGAAATAGACGATAAATATTGGGCAATGCTTAAAACTAAAATTACCCGTACCGCAATTATTAAGGAAATGTCGAAATCCGTAAAAATAGTATATACTCCCCTTCACGGAACCGGGGCTATGCATGTCGAAAAAGTTTTAGGCGAAATGGGATTTACGGTAATTACAGTTCCCGAGCAAAGAGACCCGGACGGAAATTTTCCCACAGTAAGCTATCCCAATCCTGAAGACCCGAAAGCCCTAAAAATGGCTATAGAACTTGCACAAAAAGAAAATGCCGATATTTTAATGGCAACCGACCCGGACGCAGACCGCTTTGCCTGTGCGGTTAAAGACGAAAACGGAAATATGCAGCTTATAAGCGGAAATCAAATGGGAGCCTTATTTACGGATTATATTTGCTTGACCTTAAAAGAGAACGACAAAATGCCTAAAAATCCTGCCGTTGTACGCTCCATAGTAACCTCGCCCTTAAGCGATTTAATCGCAGCTTCTTACGGAGTTAAGTCGTTTGAATGCCTTACAGGTTTTAAATGGATTTGCGGTATGGCGGAAAAAATGGTTAACTCAGGCTCTCATTCTTATATTTACGGCTATGAAGAAAGTTTCGGCTATAATTTCGGCACGGAAATAAGGGATAAGGACGGAATTGCGGCTTCGGCAATTTGCTCCGAGATGGCTCTTTATTGGAAAAGCAAGGGCAAAACTCTTCTTGACAGGTTAAATGAAATTTTTACGGATTTTTCGTTTTACGGAGAAAAAACCGTTAACCTACAGTACCCCGGAGCGGAAGGTCTTACCGTAATGCAAAATATGATGAAACAGGTAAGGGAAAAAAAATTAAACGAAATCGCTTCGGTTAAAGTAAAAAAAATCAGAGATGTACAGGAAAGCTGCGAATACAATCCCGTTAATCCCCTACAAACGGAAACAATAGATTTACCTAAAAGCAATGTACTTCAATATTATCTTGAAGACGAAAGTATAATTTGCGTACGCCCCAGCGGTACGGAACCGAAAATTAAAATTTATATCATTCACCCAGAAAAGGTAACATCTTCCGTAAGCGCGGCAAAAGCATGTTCCGATAAAAAGATTGAAGAATTCGAAAAATGTTTTAAAGGAATTTTAAACGCATAA
- a CDS encoding 3'-5' exonuclease: MGSYDWISAVYDKAVFTAFDTETTGINPKDERVVEIGCVKFDTRGIIARYNVLINPEKPMPEEAGAVNKITDEMLADKPKFPQILPDFLDFIRNTVLVAHNAGFDISFINAELERCGKTKLTNKVFDTLTFAREVYPGLSSYALQNLAMQFGIQAISAHRAEDDARVCMEFFKIAAAHFFEKNKGMLDYYKNGVETADYLTTKDPEVDCEKLERNLF; encoded by the coding sequence ATGGGCTCTTACGATTGGATTAGCGCCGTATATGATAAGGCGGTTTTTACCGCCTTCGATACGGAAACTACGGGTATAAACCCTAAAGATGAACGTGTAGTTGAAATAGGCTGTGTAAAATTCGATACTCGCGGAATTATTGCACGGTATAATGTGTTAATAAACCCGGAAAAACCTATGCCGGAAGAAGCCGGAGCGGTAAACAAAATAACCGATGAAATGCTTGCTGATAAGCCTAAATTCCCGCAAATACTTCCCGATTTTTTGGATTTTATACGGAATACGGTACTTGTAGCCCATAATGCGGGCTTTGATATAAGTTTTATAAATGCCGAGCTTGAACGGTGCGGAAAAACAAAGTTGACGAACAAGGTTTTCGATACCCTAACCTTTGCCCGCGAAGTTTATCCCGGTCTTTCAAGTTATGCGCTTCAAAACTTGGCAATGCAGTTCGGCATTCAGGCAATAAGTGCTCACCGTGCCGAAGACGATGCAAGGGTTTGTATGGAATTTTTTAAAATTGCCGCAGCTCATTTTTTTGAAAAAAACAAGGGAATGCTTGATTATTATAAAAACGGAGTTGAGACGGCGGATTATTTAACTACAAAGGACCCAGAAGTGGATTGCGAAAAACTTGAACGGAATTTGTTTTAA
- a CDS encoding sigma-54-dependent transcriptional regulator: protein MKFTILVIDDEKNIREGLAMALEDEGYEVVTADNGKTGLEKALKEEADLVITDLKMPEISGEEVLRQVITKTPGVPVIVLTGHGTVETAVEAMRIGAYDFLTKPLDLERLFLLVKRALQNRELVLQHRALLHAMEKKQSFENIIGKSSIMEKVFQDIKKVAPSKASVLITGETGVGKELIARAIHNLSGRKDKPFVQVHCASFAESLLESELFGHEKGAFTGAVQRTRGRFETANGGTLMLDEIGEINQMIQVKLLRVLQEKTFERVGGSETLNVDVRIIAATNRNLEEEIKNGNFREDLYFRLNVVHIHVPSLRERKEDIPLLAASFIKEFAKENEKKIDGIEQRARTAIYNYDWPGNIRQLQNCIQSAVVMSSDNMIHFEDLPAALREKAESSSIVIPMGVNMEEAEKQVILQTLAGQNGNKTKTADMLGIGRRTLHRKLEEYEAEIAKDTAEL from the coding sequence ATGAAATTTACGATTTTAGTTATTGATGACGAAAAAAACATACGCGAAGGGCTTGCAATGGCCTTGGAAGATGAGGGTTATGAGGTAGTAACCGCAGATAACGGAAAAACTGGCTTGGAAAAGGCTCTTAAAGAAGAAGCCGACCTTGTAATTACCGATTTAAAAATGCCTGAAATAAGCGGTGAAGAGGTTTTACGTCAAGTTATTACAAAAACACCCGGTGTTCCGGTAATCGTTCTTACGGGGCACGGAACCGTTGAAACCGCCGTGGAAGCTATGCGTATAGGAGCTTACGATTTTTTAACAAAACCCTTGGATTTGGAACGTCTATTTCTTTTGGTAAAACGGGCATTGCAAAACAGGGAGCTGGTTTTACAGCACAGAGCCTTATTACATGCAATGGAAAAAAAACAGAGCTTTGAAAATATTATAGGAAAAAGCTCTATAATGGAAAAAGTTTTTCAGGATATAAAAAAAGTGGCACCTTCAAAGGCGAGCGTGCTTATTACGGGCGAAACCGGAGTAGGCAAGGAGCTTATCGCCAGAGCAATTCATAATTTGTCGGGAAGAAAAGATAAACCCTTCGTGCAAGTACATTGCGCTTCTTTTGCCGAGTCTCTTTTGGAATCGGAGCTTTTCGGACACGAAAAGGGCGCTTTTACGGGAGCGGTACAGCGTACACGCGGCAGGTTTGAAACGGCGAACGGCGGAACTCTTATGCTTGATGAAATAGGTGAAATTAATCAAATGATTCAAGTAAAACTTTTACGCGTACTTCAGGAAAAAACTTTTGAACGTGTGGGCGGAAGCGAAACTTTAAATGTAGATGTAAGAATAATCGCCGCAACGAACCGCAATTTGGAGGAAGAAATAAAAAACGGTAATTTCCGTGAAGACTTATACTTTAGATTAAATGTAGTTCATATTCATGTACCGTCTTTGAGGGAAAGAAAAGAGGATATTCCGCTTTTAGCCGCCTCATTTATAAAAGAATTTGCAAAAGAAAATGAAAAAAAAATAGACGGAATAGAGCAGCGGGCAAGAACCGCTATTTATAATTATGACTGGCCGGGCAATATACGGCAGCTGCAAAACTGCATTCAAAGTGCGGTAGTTATGAGTTCCGATAATATGATTCACTTTGAAGATTTACCTGCCGCATTGCGTGAAAAGGCTGAAAGTTCTTCCATAGTTATTCCTATGGGCGTAAATATGGAAGAAGCTGAAAAACAGGTTATTCTTCAAACGCTTGCCGGTCAAAACGGAAATAAGACGAAAACGGCTGATATGTTGGGAATAGGAAGAAGAACCCTGCACCGCAAACTGGAAGAATATGAGGCGGAAATTGCAAAAGATACGGCGGAATTGTAA
- a CDS encoding cytidine deaminase: MEISSELTDLFDIALKTSGNAYVPYSKFHVGAALLLEDGSIITGVNVENRSYGLTNCAERTAIFKAVSEGKTGFKALAIATPDADYPVSPCGACRQVISEFMAENTPIVFGSCRENLVLTNVKEVYPFDALHELKK; this comes from the coding sequence ATGGAAATTTCAAGTGAATTGACTGATTTATTCGATATTGCCCTAAAAACTTCGGGTAATGCGTATGTTCCCTACTCAAAATTTCATGTGGGAGCAGCTTTGTTGTTGGAAGACGGTTCTATAATAACCGGTGTAAATGTAGAAAACCGTTCTTACGGTCTTACGAATTGTGCGGAACGTACCGCAATTTTTAAGGCGGTTTCGGAAGGTAAAACCGGGTTTAAGGCTTTGGCTATTGCAACGCCCGATGCCGATTATCCTGTAAGCCCATGCGGAGCATGCCGTCAAGTTATTTCGGAATTTATGGCGGAAAACACTCCCATAGTTTTCGGTTCGTGCAGGGAAAATTTGGTTTTGACGAATGTTAAAGAAGTCTATCCGTTTGATGCCTTACATGAATTAAAAAAATGA
- a CDS encoding M23 family metallopeptidase: protein MKKNILQGFLFCITFFSAYTLSWPTDTVNFLTLFGQAEEAYGEFSNGITFKDAGTVRIANYGKHLITMEEKDDNHTFPCTLGNTAIFIHDDEMQTVYGNLTDRLIFTEGAVIDTGSVIGQTGSSAWSEPNSLIFQVLDTTNNAFINPLPLLIPSAKDEIPPQIQNTVLISEGRQPVNLSVSKNRKKGFLRLIRIYNRQNGKKRRTFGSIPCKYFHKRNKYRNYLF from the coding sequence ATGAAAAAAAATATTTTACAAGGTTTTCTTTTTTGCATAACTTTTTTTTCCGCATATACGCTGTCTTGGCCTACCGATACCGTTAATTTTCTTACCCTCTTCGGACAGGCCGAAGAAGCGTACGGCGAATTTTCCAACGGTATTACATTTAAAGATGCCGGAACAGTCCGCATCGCAAATTACGGCAAACATTTAATAACTATGGAAGAAAAAGACGATAATCACACCTTTCCGTGTACATTGGGCAACACCGCAATCTTTATACATGATGACGAAATGCAAACGGTTTACGGAAATTTAACCGATAGACTTATTTTTACGGAAGGGGCCGTAATAGATACGGGCTCCGTAATAGGACAGACCGGAAGTTCCGCATGGAGCGAACCCAATTCTTTAATTTTTCAAGTATTGGACACTACAAATAATGCATTTATAAATCCTCTTCCTCTTTTAATTCCTTCTGCAAAAGATGAAATACCGCCGCAAATACAAAATACGGTTTTAATATCCGAAGGAAGGCAACCCGTAAATCTTTCGGTAAGCAAAAACCGTAAAAAAGGGTTCTTACGACTTATACGCATCTATAATCGACAAAACGGAAAAAAACGGCGCACCTTTGGCTCCATACCGTGTAAGTATTTTCATAAACGGAATAAATACCGAAATTATCTTTTTTGA
- a CDS encoding LysM peptidoglycan-binding domain-containing protein, with amino-acid sequence MTSKIGIKLADGTFFPILDENASSEHVIELTTVRENQGSVQINLFKKSEESEPEYIGSLIVEEISDGAAGEPTISLKIKLDEEKNLSAEAVDEGSGSKQSLKVSLKTLNEDTFDVPDFDLSSMGGSVGEDLNGEDIIIPESETDYSVFEETEKTEEIKEKKKFPLWVIILLIILCIGALVFAILLLTKKIPFMDKNILASSNTVAESTETVKKTDMNSTTSVPPKEDTSEKAAAEAKRKAEEEAAAAEAKRKAEEEAAAMEAKRKAEESAAAEAKRQAEKEAQEAAKKQKTPKVNADGSVRYKIKWGDTLWDLSESFYKTPWLYKKIANHNKIKNPNLIISGTYIDIPPK; translated from the coding sequence ATGACTTCTAAAATAGGAATAAAACTTGCAGACGGAACGTTTTTTCCGATTCTTGATGAAAATGCATCATCGGAACATGTTATCGAGCTTACTACGGTAAGGGAAAATCAAGGAAGCGTTCAAATAAATTTATTTAAAAAAAGTGAAGAGAGCGAACCTGAATACATAGGTTCCCTCATAGTCGAAGAAATTTCGGACGGCGCGGCAGGAGAGCCTACGATAAGTTTAAAAATTAAACTTGACGAAGAAAAAAATCTTTCAGCGGAAGCCGTTGATGAAGGCTCGGGTTCCAAACAATCCCTTAAAGTATCGCTTAAAACGCTTAACGAAGATACATTCGACGTGCCCGACTTCGATTTATCTTCTATGGGCGGTTCCGTAGGTGAAGACCTTAACGGAGAAGATATTATTATTCCGGAATCGGAAACCGATTATTCGGTATTTGAAGAAACGGAAAAAACGGAGGAAATAAAAGAAAAAAAGAAATTTCCGTTATGGGTAATCATACTTTTAATTATACTTTGTATCGGAGCCCTTGTTTTTGCAATTTTACTTTTAACAAAAAAAATCCCGTTTATGGACAAAAACATACTTGCTTCTTCAAATACCGTAGCGGAAAGTACCGAAACCGTAAAAAAAACCGATATGAATTCCACAACCTCCGTTCCGCCTAAAGAAGATACTTCCGAAAAAGCTGCTGCAGAAGCAAAAAGGAAGGCTGAAGAAGAAGCCGCAGCGGCCGAGGCTAAGCGTAAAGCTGAAGAAGAAGCGGCTGCTATGGAAGCGAAACGTAAAGCGGAAGAAAGTGCCGCCGCAGAAGCGAAACGGCAGGCGGAAAAAGAAGCTCAGGAAGCTGCAAAAAAACAAAAAACGCCGAAGGTTAATGCGGACGGAAGCGTAAGATATAAAATAAAATGGGGAGATACTCTTTGGGATTTATCGGAGTCATTTTATAAAACTCCGTGGCTTTATAAAAAAATTGCGAACCATAACAAAATAAAAAATCCGAATTTAATTATTTCGGGAACATACATAGATATTCCGCCTAAATAA
- a CDS encoding flagellar assembly lytic transglycosylase: MKKNGFKRTAAFFLFTACISSVSCAGKYDTESESRLIDSLFTGNFSQVSAPTNKSLKKLQNTDEGSVYYTGLYLKDGGDEYAPVSKTYFEYAAKHSPYPYNELSLDELYRLCSNEEKLKILEERLKDEKPSKEKKEKITADKYRLLILLNNFKEAEKLLNISIEDYFASVGIDDEMIKVFNTLKQNYRDTKNTGFIKITQGRILLFNKQYQAAWEIFKPLIENPELLPYLKNRNILSDAGKSALYGSEGAAGYTEAAALFEKKLLSVETNVFNNTPETKNLLTEKYMLAFYAARLNLKTGKKEYTEKALQLFKKAAEYAPSPSDYDNALWYVLDVLKNKNFYSFFEELCSSAPLWKNAYSYENFTAYACMKLLAMEDKKRLILFEEALKKTNLLEARARNAYISARFLNMPEEEGKKLYTNILTQPHNGFYYKALAAYRLNYTPSDSEFLINSLYNRKIKRNQNPDFSSEQAIKILRGLIKYKLYGRIYKTILQIYPQIKVNEAAEFSDILAKNGLYPDSMSVITFAVNSEGEKFSLEDLKLIYPRPFFESVRKYATEYNIPEYVLFALLRSESYFKPQVVSHAGAIGLAQLMKPTAADIARRLKLKNYDLNEPDTNIRMGAFYFADIMRRNGGKIMHAVFAYNAGPNAVKRWLNKSDKLPIDLFLESLEYAETRGYGRNILSASVIYGLLYYDKTYNEIIKELLGE, translated from the coding sequence ATAAAAAAAAACGGTTTTAAACGTACGGCTGCGTTTTTTTTATTTACCGCCTGCATAAGCTCAGTTTCATGTGCGGGGAAATATGATACGGAAAGCGAAAGCCGATTGATAGACTCACTTTTTACAGGTAATTTTTCTCAAGTTTCAGCTCCTACAAATAAATCTTTAAAAAAGCTGCAAAATACGGACGAGGGGTCTGTGTATTATACGGGACTTTATTTAAAAGACGGCGGCGATGAATACGCCCCCGTTTCAAAAACCTATTTTGAATATGCTGCGAAACATTCCCCCTACCCCTACAACGAATTAAGTCTGGATGAACTTTACCGGCTTTGTTCAAACGAAGAAAAACTAAAAATACTTGAAGAGCGCTTAAAAGATGAAAAGCCGTCAAAAGAAAAAAAAGAAAAGATTACAGCCGACAAATATAGACTCCTTATTCTCCTTAATAACTTTAAAGAAGCGGAAAAACTTTTAAATATTTCAATTGAAGATTATTTTGCCTCCGTCGGTATTGACGATGAAATGATAAAAGTTTTTAACACCCTTAAGCAAAACTACAGGGATACCAAAAATACCGGCTTTATTAAAATAACTCAAGGAAGAATCTTACTTTTTAATAAGCAGTATCAAGCCGCTTGGGAAATTTTTAAACCGCTTATCGAAAACCCGGAGCTTTTACCTTATTTAAAAAACAGAAATATTTTATCGGATGCGGGAAAAAGCGCCTTATACGGCTCGGAAGGCGCCGCCGGCTACACCGAAGCCGCCGCCCTGTTTGAAAAAAAATTACTTTCCGTTGAAACAAATGTTTTCAATAATACTCCAGAAACAAAAAATCTTTTAACCGAAAAATATATGCTTGCATTTTATGCCGCAAGATTAAATTTAAAAACAGGTAAAAAAGAATATACGGAAAAAGCCTTACAGCTTTTTAAAAAAGCGGCTGAATATGCTCCGAGCCCTTCGGATTATGATAACGCTCTTTGGTATGTTTTAGACGTATTAAAAAATAAAAACTTTTACAGTTTTTTTGAAGAGCTTTGCAGCTCCGCACCGTTATGGAAAAATGCTTATTCTTATGAAAATTTTACGGCATACGCATGTATGAAGCTTCTCGCCATGGAAGATAAAAAACGATTGATTCTCTTTGAAGAGGCTTTAAAAAAAACAAATCTTCTTGAAGCGCGGGCAAGAAACGCTTACATATCGGCCCGTTTTTTAAATATGCCTGAAGAAGAAGGTAAAAAGCTTTACACAAATATTTTGACACAACCGCATAACGGATTTTACTACAAAGCTTTAGCGGCATACCGTTTAAATTATACGCCGTCCGATTCCGAATTTCTTATAAATTCTCTTTACAACAGAAAAATTAAGCGAAATCAAAACCCGGATTTTTCTTCGGAACAGGCAATAAAGATTTTAAGAGGTCTTATAAAATATAAGCTTTACGGCAGAATTTATAAGACAATTTTACAAATTTACCCGCAAATAAAAGTAAATGAAGCGGCGGAATTTTCCGATATCTTGGCAAAAAACGGGCTTTATCCCGATTCAATGTCCGTTATAACCTTTGCCGTAAATTCGGAAGGAGAAAAATTTTCACTTGAGGACTTAAAACTTATTTACCCCAGACCTTTTTTCGAATCGGTACGAAAATATGCAACGGAATACAATATACCCGAGTATGTGCTCTTTGCCCTTTTACGCAGCGAAAGTTATTTTAAACCTCAAGTCGTTTCACATGCCGGTGCAATAGGACTTGCACAGCTTATGAAACCTACCGCAGCGGATATTGCCCGCCGCTTAAAACTTAAAAACTACGACTTAAATGAACCTGACACTAATATCCGTATGGGAGCTTTTTATTTTGCAGATATAATGCGCAGAAACGGAGGCAAAATTATGCATGCAGTTTTTGCATATAATGCGGGACCTAATGCCGTAAAACGCTGGCTGAATAAATCGGATAAACTGCCTATTGATTTATTTTTGGAAAGTTTGGAATATGCGGAAACCAGAGGATACGGAAGGAATATACTTTCGGCAAGCGTCATTTACGGACTGCTTTACTACGATAAAACTTATAATGAAATAATAAAAGAGTTGTTGGGAGAATAA
- a CDS encoding TRL domain-containing protein, with protein MKNLAKILFVGLAALLIASCSTVLPVAGATGRVGSKTGEATQKFVFGFPLKGEGGIYQAAKNGGITNVGTVDIRIDYPASPALAAFYFVVTTVVHGE; from the coding sequence ATGAAAAACCTGGCAAAAATTTTATTTGTAGGATTGGCTGCATTGCTAATCGCATCTTGCTCAACTGTTCTTCCTGTAGCGGGAGCAACAGGACGAGTCGGCTCCAAAACAGGTGAAGCTACACAAAAATTTGTTTTTGGATTCCCTCTGAAAGGTGAAGGCGGAATTTACCAAGCCGCCAAAAACGGAGGTATTACAAATGTAGGAACTGTTGATATTCGTATCGATTATCCTGCAAGCCCCGCTTTAGCGGCTTTTTATTTTGTTGTTACAACAGTTGTACACGGTGAATAG
- a CDS encoding spiro-SPASM protein — MKSFSVLCAYNISEYALIKNDAGITPFLKVCTDAAAFPNCGKLLILASPDNKEKISSLLKLVNLNPVEYRLTVLNDFKPHTVFSAAVRFAETDTELEHAFFLYADLPCIDLKLTEKLFENHIEYRAEYSFVDGYPEGLAPEILASGLCKILAEVSKDKTCSDFDIERNFIFETIKKDINNYDIETLIAPADLRHLRLRFASDTKRNSLLCSRFSKINSENYSDLILQNTEALFTLPAYYSLELVPQIEAASIYKPRIPQEKTLMQKEKALSLIEKIANYSDDAVISLSILGEPSLYPGIEEIIEKILSYPKLSVLIETSGLHWTEAVTKKIQAVVSSSSPRKNSMKSIYWIVCIDAVSSLMYAKIHSLKEDEANIKLKQAVTFTDTLNKIFPDSVFAQIVRMNENEIETEPFYRFWKELNVNVIIQKFDTFCNVLEDKRVADLSPLDRNPCWHIKRDMYILSDGSVPLCKEDIYRKNILGNAFTDSFDSIRANAFKIYKEHLTCKYGGLCEFCDEYYTYNF, encoded by the coding sequence ATGAAGTCTTTTTCGGTTTTATGCGCATATAATATTTCGGAATATGCTCTTATAAAAAATGATGCGGGTATTACACCTTTTTTAAAGGTATGTACCGATGCGGCGGCCTTTCCGAATTGCGGAAAGTTATTGATTTTAGCCTCCCCGGATAACAAAGAAAAAATTTCTTCCTTGTTAAAACTTGTAAATTTAAATCCGGTTGAATACCGGCTTACCGTTTTAAACGATTTTAAACCTCATACCGTGTTTTCCGCAGCGGTTCGGTTTGCCGAAACCGATACGGAATTGGAACATGCATTTTTTTTATACGCCGATTTACCCTGTATTGATTTAAAATTAACCGAAAAATTGTTTGAAAACCATATTGAGTACCGTGCGGAATACAGCTTTGTAGACGGCTACCCTGAAGGCCTTGCACCTGAAATCCTTGCCTCCGGGCTTTGTAAAATTCTTGCCGAAGTATCTAAAGATAAAACATGTTCGGACTTTGATATTGAGCGGAATTTTATTTTTGAAACGATAAAAAAAGATATTAACAATTACGATATAGAAACCCTAATCGCTCCTGCGGATTTAAGACATCTCAGATTACGCTTTGCTTCGGATACAAAACGAAACTCTCTTTTATGCAGCCGTTTTTCAAAAATAAATTCCGAAAATTATTCCGATTTAATTTTACAAAATACTGAAGCCCTTTTTACCCTGCCTGCATACTATTCGCTTGAGCTTGTCCCGCAAATTGAAGCCGCTTCAATTTATAAGCCGCGTATCCCGCAAGAAAAAACTCTTATGCAAAAAGAAAAAGCCCTTTCTTTAATTGAAAAAATTGCAAACTATTCCGATGACGCCGTAATTTCGCTTTCGATTTTAGGAGAGCCTTCTTTATACCCCGGCATTGAAGAAATAATAGAAAAAATTTTATCGTATCCCAAACTTTCCGTTTTAATTGAAACAAGCGGTCTTCATTGGACCGAAGCCGTAACGAAAAAAATACAAGCTGTTGTAAGCTCTTCTTCTCCGCGTAAAAATTCTATGAAAAGTATTTATTGGATTGTGTGCATTGATGCCGTAAGCTCTTTAATGTATGCAAAAATTCATTCGCTTAAAGAAGACGAAGCTAATATAAAACTTAAACAGGCGGTAACATTTACCGACACATTAAATAAAATTTTCCCCGATTCCGTTTTTGCACAAATTGTACGTATGAACGAAAACGAAATTGAAACGGAGCCTTTTTACAGATTTTGGAAGGAATTAAACGTAAACGTAATAATTCAAAAGTTCGATACGTTTTGTAATGTTTTGGAAGATAAACGCGTTGCGGACCTTTCTCCGCTTGACAGGAATCCGTGCTGGCACATAAAACGGGATATGTATATTTTATCCGACGGCAGCGTTCCTCTTTGTAAAGAAGATATTTACCGTAAAAATATTTTAGGTAACGCTTTTACGGACAGTTTTGATTCAATTAGAGCAAACGCTTTTAAAATTTATAAAGAACATTTAACTTGCAAGTACGGAGGCTTATGCGAATTTTGCGATGAATACTATACCTACAATTTTTAA